In Candidatus Zixiibacteriota bacterium, the genomic window CGCAAGTAGGGAAAGGCTGAAGGAATATGCCATCGAAGACAGTCATGGTCGGTCTGGCCACCTGCGGAATTTCCGCCGGCGGCGAGAAAGTCTACGAAGCCTTTCAGAAGGAATTGCAGGACGGCGCGGATTTTGTCCTCCGCGAAACCGGCTGCGTCGGCATGTGCTATCGTGAAGTCCTGGTCTCGGTCTCCAACGGCAACGGCAGCGGCTACCTCTACGGCGAAGTTACCCCCGACCGCGTCAAACGCATTGTCCAGGAGCACATCCAGCAAGACAAGCCGATCGAGGAGTGGCTGGTTTCGGGCCAAGATCGCGAAGTCGGATTCTTCGACCGCCAGGAACGCATCGTCCTGCGCAATTGCGGCATCATCGATCCCGGCTCGATCAAGGATTACCTCGAGGCCGGCGGCTACCAGGCGCTCGCAAAAGCCCTGAAATCATTGTCGCCGGAGCAAGTGATCGAACAGGTCAAAATATCCGGTCTGCGCGGGCGCGGCGGCGGCGGTTTCCCGACCGGCAAGAAATGGGAACTCACCCGTGCTAACCAGTCGGATAAGAAGTATATCATCTGCAACGCCGACGAGGGCGACCCCGGCGCGTTTATGGATCGCTCTGTCCTCGAAGGCGATCCCCACTCGGTCATCGAAGGCATGATGATCGCTGCCTACGCCATCGGCGCGGATGAAGCCTACATTTACTGCCGCGCCGAATATCCCAAGGCGATTGCACGTCTGCGGCAGGCCATCGCCCAGGCCCGGAAGCAAGGCTACCTCGGTGAGAAGATTCTCGGCAGCACATTCAATTTCAATATCAAGATCAAGGAAGGCGCCGGTGCGTTTGTCTGCGGCGAAGAAACCGCGCTGATCGCCTCCATCGAAGGCCGTCGCGGCATGCCGCGCTTCCGCCCGCCGTTCCCGGCGCAGAAGGGCTTGTGGGGTAAACCGACCTCGATCAACAACGTCGAAACCTTTGCCAATATCCCGTGGATCATCACCAACGGCGGCGCCGCCTATGCCCGCCACGGCACCGAGAATAGCAAAGGCACCAAGGTCTTTGCGATGGCCGGCAAAGTCAAACGCACCGGCCTTGTCGAAGTCCCCATGGGGATCACCATCAACCAGATCATCTTCGAAGTCTGCGGCGGCATTAATCACGACAAGAAATTCAAAGCCGTGCAAATGGGCGGCCCCTCCGGCGGCTGCATTCCCGCGACCATGGGCGACACCCGGATCGACTACGAGCAAATCA contains:
- the nuoF gene encoding NADH-quinone oxidoreductase subunit NuoF, translating into MPSKTVMVGLATCGISAGGEKVYEAFQKELQDGADFVLRETGCVGMCYREVLVSVSNGNGSGYLYGEVTPDRVKRIVQEHIQQDKPIEEWLVSGQDREVGFFDRQERIVLRNCGIIDPGSIKDYLEAGGYQALAKALKSLSPEQVIEQVKISGLRGRGGGGFPTGKKWELTRANQSDKKYIICNADEGDPGAFMDRSVLEGDPHSVIEGMMIAAYAIGADEAYIYCRAEYPKAIARLRQAIAQARKQGYLGEKILGSTFNFNIKIKEGAGAFVCGEETALIASIEGRRGMPRFRPPFPAQKGLWGKPTSINNVETFANIPWIITNGGAAYARHGTENSKGTKVFAMAGKVKRTGLVEVPMGITINQIIFEVCGGINHDKKFKAVQMGGPSGGCIPATMGDTRIDYEQINKTGAIMGSGGLVVMDETTCMVDVAKFFLAFTQSESCGKCTFCRIGTKRMLEILERITEGKGREEDLDTLDQLGEQIKIASLCGLGQTAPNPVLTTLRYFRDEYETHIRQKKCPAHVCTPLLTYTIDPEACTGCTLCARACPTNAITGEKKLAHVINQELCIKCGKCFTVCNPLAVVKD